In Mucilaginibacter boryungensis, a single window of DNA contains:
- a CDS encoding DUF2911 domain-containing protein, whose translation MKKTFIKLLTIVMVFAACKSFAQVTPAPSSTQVINQQFGLGKIMLTYARPNVKGRKIFGGMEPYGTVWRTGANSATVIKFSDDVIIDGKKVPAGEYGLFSIPGVDEWTIILNKTAKQWGAYAYKEADDFLRFKVKTDKLKDLTETMTLNFVNVTPTTCDLQMKWEHSGFAFHIVTDIDAKVMARIDSAMNTDKKPYFESVIYYYNNNKNMDKALTWVRELEKNPKMSIYVSKLWEARILLRKGDKAGAIAAAEAGRDAAAKDKTDEYVRLNNEVIAQAKK comes from the coding sequence ATGAAAAAGACCTTTATCAAATTACTTACCATTGTTATGGTATTTGCCGCCTGTAAAAGCTTTGCACAGGTTACCCCGGCACCAAGTTCAACCCAGGTTATTAACCAACAATTCGGTTTAGGAAAAATTATGCTTACCTATGCCCGCCCAAATGTAAAAGGCCGTAAAATTTTTGGGGGCATGGAGCCTTACGGAACCGTTTGGCGTACCGGTGCAAACTCGGCTACGGTTATAAAATTTTCTGACGATGTGATTATTGATGGTAAGAAAGTGCCGGCCGGCGAATATGGCTTGTTCAGCATCCCGGGTGTAGATGAGTGGACCATTATTTTGAATAAAACTGCTAAGCAATGGGGCGCTTATGCCTACAAGGAAGCTGATGACTTTTTACGCTTTAAAGTAAAAACCGATAAGCTAAAAGACCTTACCGAAACAATGACCCTTAATTTTGTGAATGTAACGCCAACCACTTGCGATTTGCAAATGAAATGGGAACATTCGGGTTTTGCTTTCCATATAGTAACCGATATTGATGCTAAAGTAATGGCCCGCATAGATTCGGCTATGAATACCGACAAAAAGCCATACTTCGAATCGGTGATCTATTACTACAATAACAACAAGAATATGGACAAAGCACTCACCTGGGTTAGGGAATTAGAGAAAAATCCAAAGATGTCTATATACGTTTCAAAACTATGGGAAGCACGTATACTTTTAAGAAAAGGCGATAAAGCCGGTGCTATTGCCGCCGCTGAAGCCGGCCGGGATGCCGCAGCTAAGGATAAAACCGACGAGTACGTGCGTTTAAATAATGAAGTTATTGCACAGGCTAAGAAATAG
- a CDS encoding sodium:solute symporter, which yields MSITDWIVLVVTLLSIVGFGVWKSGSNKNIDQFLVGGRSLPWYHIGLSVMATQASAITFLSAPGQAYTDGMRFVQFYFGLPLAMIVLCITFVPIFHKLKVYTAYQYLEQRFDLKTRALTSFLFLVQRGLSTGITIYAPAIILSTILNMSVVYTTLFIGGLVIFYTVYGGTKAVSYTQVLQMSIIFFGMFFAGVMVVKLLPNGVGFSNALHLAGKMGKMNVIDWHFDWNNRYTVWSGLIGGFFLQLSYFGTDQSQVGRYLAGSSVAQSRLGLIMNGLIKIPMQFLILLIGVLVFAFYQFNKPPMFFNNYEVSQVKQSRYAPAYEGLEQQYTYFSKVRQQKSIELTNALNTGNQQVIADAQARLKAADDQTTLIRNQGIQLMKQNSPAANTDDTNYVFLSFVKQNLPVGLIGLLIAIVFLASMGSTASALNSLASTTVVDIYKRIINPNASEANYLLASRLATVFWGLVCIGMALFAGKMGNLLEAVNLLGSYIYGTILGVFVVAFYFKRIGGTAVFVAALITEGIVCALGFSKTIAYLWLNPIGCFLVIGIAFIVTICLNRDLKD from the coding sequence ATGAGCATTACCGATTGGATAGTACTGGTTGTAACACTGCTCTCCATTGTCGGCTTTGGTGTTTGGAAAAGCGGCAGCAATAAAAACATCGATCAGTTTTTGGTTGGCGGCCGCAGTTTACCCTGGTACCATATCGGCCTTTCTGTAATGGCCACACAGGCCAGTGCTATCACTTTCTTATCAGCCCCCGGGCAAGCCTATACCGATGGGATGCGTTTTGTGCAGTTCTATTTCGGGTTGCCCCTGGCCATGATCGTGCTGTGCATCACCTTTGTCCCTATTTTTCATAAGCTAAAAGTTTATACCGCCTACCAATACCTGGAACAGCGTTTTGATCTTAAGACCCGCGCGCTTACCTCGTTCCTTTTCCTGGTGCAGCGCGGGCTTTCTACCGGTATTACTATTTATGCACCTGCCATTATCTTATCTACCATTTTGAATATGAGTGTGGTTTATACCACTCTGTTTATAGGCGGACTGGTTATTTTCTATACCGTTTATGGCGGCACCAAAGCGGTTTCGTATACGCAGGTTTTGCAAATGAGCATTATTTTTTTCGGGATGTTTTTTGCAGGCGTAATGGTGGTGAAGCTATTACCCAATGGTGTGGGTTTCAGTAACGCGCTGCACCTTGCCGGTAAAATGGGCAAAATGAATGTGATTGACTGGCATTTTGACTGGAACAATCGTTATACCGTTTGGAGCGGGTTAATAGGTGGTTTCTTTTTACAATTATCGTATTTCGGTACCGACCAAAGCCAGGTGGGCCGTTATTTGGCGGGCAGTTCGGTGGCCCAAAGCCGTTTGGGTTTAATTATGAACGGGCTGATAAAAATACCTATGCAATTTTTGATATTGCTGATAGGTGTATTGGTCTTCGCTTTTTACCAGTTTAATAAGCCACCTATGTTCTTTAATAACTACGAGGTAAGCCAGGTAAAGCAAAGCCGGTACGCCCCGGCTTACGAAGGGCTTGAACAACAATACACTTATTTCTCCAAAGTGCGCCAGCAAAAAAGCATTGAACTTACTAATGCTTTAAACACCGGCAACCAGCAAGTAATTGCCGACGCACAAGCAAGATTAAAAGCCGCCGATGACCAAACAACCCTTATCCGCAACCAGGGCATTCAATTAATGAAGCAAAACAGCCCCGCTGCCAACACCGACGACACCAATTACGTATTCCTTAGCTTTGTTAAGCAAAACCTGCCAGTGGGCCTAATTGGGCTTTTAATTGCCATTGTATTCCTTGCCTCTATGGGTTCAACCGCAAGCGCACTCAATTCGCTGGCATCTACTACCGTGGTGGATATTTATAAACGCATTATCAACCCCAACGCTTCCGAAGCCAACTATCTGCTTGCGTCGCGCCTTGCTACGGTATTTTGGGGATTGGTATGTATAGGTATGGCCTTGTTTGCGGGTAAGATGGGTAACCTGCTGGAGGCCGTAAACCTGTTAGGCAGTTACATCTACGGCACTATATTGGGTGTATTTGTTGTGGCCTTCTATTTTAAACGCATTGGCGGGACGGCTGTATTTGTGGCCGCTTTAATTACCGAAGGCATTGTATGTGCATTAGGTTTTAGCAAAACCATAGCTTATTTGTGGCTAAACCCTATTGGTTGTTTTTTGGTGATAGGGATTGCTTTTATAGTAACTATTTGTCTGAACCGGGATTTAAAAGATTAG
- a CDS encoding DUF1003 domain-containing protein → MGKSKKAVQKKISSNTVETELKSALEFTKTTTDQMAGFTIYMLGSIKFLIACITFFIVWICWNLNFIPGLKPFDTFPFPILEMVVSIFAIILSVSVLINQNRQSRIDKIKQQIDFEINVRAEEEITKLLNMVHEIHQKLGIKTETDKELEAMKEMTTYRKYTKK, encoded by the coding sequence ATGGGAAAAAGTAAAAAAGCTGTGCAAAAAAAAATAAGCAGCAATACTGTTGAGACAGAGCTAAAATCGGCGCTCGAATTTACGAAAACCACTACCGACCAAATGGCGGGATTTACTATTTATATGCTGGGCAGCATTAAATTCCTGATTGCCTGTATAACCTTTTTTATAGTATGGATATGCTGGAACCTTAACTTCATTCCGGGCTTGAAGCCGTTTGATACTTTTCCATTCCCAATATTGGAAATGGTGGTATCCATTTTTGCTATTATACTTTCGGTCTCGGTACTGATCAATCAAAATCGCCAAAGCCGTATTGATAAAATTAAACAGCAAATTGATTTTGAAATAAACGTACGTGCCGAAGAAGAAATTACCAAGCTGTTAAATATGGTGCATGAAATTCATCAGAAACTTGGTATTAAAACGGAAACGGACAAAGAATTAGAAGCAATGAAAGAGATGACGACATACAGGAAATACACAAAAAAATAG